One stretch of Variovorax sp. 54 DNA includes these proteins:
- the ispD gene encoding 2-C-methyl-D-erythritol 4-phosphate cytidylyltransferase: protein MSSSRFYVLIPCAGSGHRAGGTQPKQHRRLAGQSMVAHTVDAFRALAGRFAGVAVVVSPDDREVQTALPRFPATGEHLLRVGGLTRAASVRNGLAALRQKGAGAHDWVLVHDAARCLVTSSQIEALIAACEHDAVGGLLAQRLADTLKVSSTDSRSTQTLPRADKWLAQTPQMFRIGMLLDALERVGDVVTDEASAIETIGLAPLLVPGSAQNFKVTFPEDFALAEAILLGRKKAMA, encoded by the coding sequence ATGTCATCTTCCCGTTTCTACGTGCTGATCCCCTGTGCCGGCTCCGGCCACCGTGCCGGCGGCACGCAGCCCAAGCAGCACCGGCGCCTGGCGGGCCAGTCGATGGTGGCCCACACGGTGGACGCGTTTCGCGCGCTGGCCGGGCGTTTTGCGGGCGTGGCCGTGGTGGTGTCCCCCGACGATCGCGAGGTGCAGACGGCGCTGCCGCGCTTTCCCGCGACCGGCGAGCACCTGCTGCGCGTGGGCGGCCTGACGCGCGCCGCCTCGGTGCGCAACGGGCTGGCGGCACTGCGCCAGAAGGGCGCGGGCGCGCACGACTGGGTGCTGGTGCACGACGCGGCGCGCTGCCTCGTCACCTCCAGCCAGATCGAGGCGCTGATTGCCGCTTGCGAGCACGACGCCGTCGGCGGCCTGCTGGCGCAGCGGCTGGCCGACACGCTGAAGGTCTCGTCGACCGACAGCCGCTCGACCCAGACCCTGCCGCGCGCCGACAAGTGGCTCGCGCAGACGCCGCAGATGTTCCGCATCGGCATGCTGCTCGACGCGCTGGAGCGCGTGGGCGACGTGGTGACCGACGAGGCCAGCGCCATCGAAACCATCGGCCTGGCACCGTTGCTGGTGCCCGGCAGCGCGCAGAACTTCAAGGTCACGTTCCCCGAAGATTTCGCACTGGCCGAGGCGATTCTGCTCGGCCGCAAGAAGGCCATGGCATGA
- the ispF gene encoding 2-C-methyl-D-erythritol 2,4-cyclodiphosphate synthase yields MTTTPFNIRIGEGWDVHQLVAGRKLILGGIEVPHTTGLLGHSDADVLLHAITDALLGGAGLGDIGRHFPDTDAQFRGADSAVLLAEAARRVRAAGWEIGNVDSTVIAQAPKLAPHIPAMCQRIADTLGITLDQVNVKAKTAEKLGPVGEGRAMEARAAVLLHR; encoded by the coding sequence ATGACGACGACCCCGTTCAACATCCGCATCGGCGAAGGCTGGGACGTTCACCAACTGGTGGCGGGGCGCAAGCTCATCCTGGGCGGCATCGAGGTGCCGCACACCACCGGCCTGCTTGGGCATTCGGACGCCGACGTGCTGCTGCACGCCATCACCGACGCGCTGCTCGGCGGGGCCGGGCTGGGCGACATCGGCCGGCATTTCCCCGACACCGACGCCCAGTTCCGCGGCGCCGATTCGGCCGTGCTGCTGGCCGAGGCGGCGCGCCGCGTGCGTGCGGCGGGCTGGGAAATCGGCAACGTCGACAGCACCGTGATCGCGCAGGCGCCCAAGCTGGCGCCGCACATCCCGGCCATGTGCCAGCGCATTGCCGACACGCTGGGCATTACGCTCGATCAGGTCAATGTGAAGGCCAAGACGGCCGAGAAGCTCGGCCCGGTGGGCGAGGGGCGGGCGATGGAAGCCCGCGCCGCGGTGCTGCTGCACCGCTGA
- a CDS encoding sensor histidine kinase — translation MPSPLEASAQRDRRPGLKLGFSLFWRTFFLLALLLIGCTVAWLQTFRSLEYEPRAIQTGHQIASLVNLTRAALVYSDAITRVSLIKTLADQEGVRILPREPNDRFQPYTSGALDERVTEELIAQLGEGTTVASRVNDEAGLWIGFTIESDTYWLLLDPTRFSRVGGRTWLVWLSTAMALSLAGAALITRLINLPLKQLSRATLQVREGEYEAHRLDERARTNEIRAVNIGFNRMADQLAKIEQDRAIMLAGISHDLRTPLARLRLETEMSVADEDARDHMAADIAQLDAIIDKFLDYARPDHVDQRPVLLRDVIDACTYAVQDYEEMNIHVDVPADLKVMGDEVELTRVISNLVENARRYGKTPSTGVADVTIQAQANNDAVLIKVRDHGAGVEPALLVQLTKPFFRGDAARTSAAGAGLGLSIVAKNIERMGGTFALTSTPGRGLAAHIRMPRAMPAGSHKPSDVPGKKQQAA, via the coding sequence ATGCCGAGCCCGCTCGAAGCGAGCGCGCAACGTGACCGCCGCCCCGGCCTCAAGCTGGGCTTCAGCCTTTTCTGGCGCACCTTCTTCCTGCTCGCCCTGCTGCTGATCGGTTGCACGGTCGCCTGGCTGCAGACCTTCCGCTCGCTCGAGTACGAGCCGCGCGCCATCCAGACCGGACACCAGATCGCCTCGCTCGTGAACCTCACGCGCGCGGCGCTCGTGTATTCGGACGCGATCACGCGGGTCTCGCTGATCAAGACGCTGGCCGACCAGGAAGGCGTGCGCATCCTGCCGCGCGAACCCAACGACCGCTTCCAGCCCTACACCAGCGGCGCGCTCGACGAGCGCGTCACCGAAGAGCTGATCGCCCAACTCGGCGAAGGCACCACCGTGGCCAGCCGCGTGAACGACGAGGCCGGCCTGTGGATCGGCTTCACCATCGAGAGCGACACCTACTGGCTGCTGCTCGACCCCACGCGCTTCAGCCGCGTGGGCGGGCGCACCTGGCTGGTCTGGCTCAGCACGGCGATGGCGCTGTCGCTCGCCGGCGCGGCGCTGATCACGCGGCTCATCAACCTGCCGCTCAAGCAGCTGTCGCGCGCCACCTTGCAGGTGCGCGAGGGCGAGTACGAGGCGCACCGGCTCGACGAGCGCGCCCGCACCAACGAAATCCGCGCGGTGAACATCGGCTTCAACCGCATGGCCGACCAGCTTGCCAAGATCGAGCAGGACCGCGCCATCATGCTGGCCGGCATCTCGCACGACCTGCGCACGCCGCTGGCGCGGCTGCGGCTCGAAACCGAGATGAGCGTGGCCGACGAAGACGCGCGCGACCACATGGCCGCCGACATCGCGCAGCTCGACGCGATCATCGACAAGTTCCTCGACTACGCCCGCCCCGACCACGTCGACCAGCGCCCCGTGCTGCTGCGCGACGTGATCGACGCCTGCACCTACGCCGTGCAGGACTACGAAGAGATGAACATCCACGTCGATGTGCCCGCCGACCTGAAGGTGATGGGCGACGAGGTGGAGCTCACGCGCGTGATCTCCAACCTGGTCGAGAACGCGCGGCGCTACGGCAAGACGCCGTCGACCGGCGTGGCCGACGTCACGATCCAGGCGCAGGCCAACAACGACGCGGTGCTGATCAAGGTGCGCGACCATGGCGCGGGCGTCGAGCCCGCCCTGCTCGTGCAGCTGACCAAGCCCTTCTTCCGCGGCGACGCGGCACGCACCTCGGCGGCCGGCGCCGGCCTGGGGCTGTCGATCGTGGCGAAGAACATCGAGCGCATGGGCGGCACCTTTGCGCTCACCAGCACGCCGGGCCGGGGCCTCGCGGCCCACATCCGGATGCCGCGCGCGATGCCGGCGGGCAGCCACAAGCCCAGCGACGTGCCGGGCAAGAAGCAGCAAGCGGCCTGA
- the mfd gene encoding transcription-repair coupling factor, producing the protein MDLPLLPAGKRFTLPRPPLSADALMLAQLGMREKAAGRATAMFTADANDAQRLIDEIAFFAPELRCALFPDWETLPYDSFSPHQDLISERLATLWRISQKEADVVLVPATTALYRLAPPAFLAGYTFQFKAKQKLQESKLKAQLTLAGYSHVTQVVSPGEYAVRGGLIDLFPMGSPVPFRVDLFDDEIDSIRTFDPDTQRSLYPVPEVRLLPGREFPMDDDARARFRSRWRELLEGDPTKSRIYKDMGNGVATAGIEYYLPLFFDETATVFDYLGADATVVLHGDLEPAFQHFWQDTNERYRLVQGDPERPALPPEALFLNAEQFYQRAKPHAQLAIRGDIATDAPYAEFDKLPPFAVVRGAEDPLVGLKAHIAATPHRVLLIAESDGRRESLLDFLRASGVNPPAFDSLAEFEASGDEKIGIATAALASGFAWREQAIDFVTETELFATAPTTRRRNKKQEQVSDVEALIKDLSELNVGDPVVHSAHGIGRYRGLIHMDLGQGVDEAGKPLLQEMLHLEYADKATLYVPVSQLHQISRYTGVSADEAPLHKLGSGQWEKAKRKAAEQVRDSAAELLNIYARRAAREGHAFRYSPADYEVFANDFGFQETADQKAAIHAVVQDMISPQPMDRLVCGDVGFGKTEVALRAAFIAVTGGKQVAFLAPTTLLAEQHYQTLVDRFAKWPVKVAEMSRFRSAKEITAAAKGLAEGQVDIVVGTHKLLSPSIKFKNLGLLIIDEEHRFGVRHKEAMKAMRAEVDVLTLTATPIPRTLGMALEGLRDLSVIATAPQRRLAIKTFVRNEGTGVIREAVLRELKRGGQVYFLHNEVETIQNRRQKLEEILPEARIAVAHGQMPERELERVMRDFVAQRYNMLLCSTIIETGIDVPTANTIVMSRADKFGLAQLHQLRGRVGRSHHQAYAYLMVPDTEGLTKHAAQRLEAIQQMEELGSGFYLAMHDLEIRGTGEVLGENQSGNMMEIGFQLYNEMLSEAVRSLKAGQEPDLLSPLSVTTEINLHAPALLPDDYCGDVHLRLSFYKKLATAKTPDQIDMLLEEIVDRFGKLPPQAQTLIDTHRLRVLARPYGVIKVDAAPGIINITFKKDAPVDGMAIIQLIQKNKHIKLAGNEKLRIERELKEPKDRAQMVRDVLRSLGQPLVKEIAPA; encoded by the coding sequence ATGGACCTCCCCCTTCTCCCGGCGGGCAAGCGATTCACGCTGCCGCGTCCCCCGTTGTCCGCCGATGCGCTGATGCTGGCCCAGCTCGGCATGCGCGAGAAGGCCGCGGGCCGCGCCACCGCGATGTTCACCGCCGACGCGAACGACGCGCAGCGGCTCATCGACGAAATCGCCTTCTTCGCGCCCGAGCTGCGCTGCGCCCTCTTCCCCGACTGGGAAACGCTGCCCTACGACAGCTTTTCGCCGCACCAGGACCTGATCAGCGAGCGCCTGGCCACGCTGTGGCGCATCAGCCAGAAAGAGGCCGACGTGGTGCTGGTGCCCGCCACCACCGCGCTGTACCGGCTGGCGCCGCCGGCCTTTCTGGCCGGCTACACCTTCCAGTTCAAGGCCAAGCAGAAGCTGCAGGAGTCCAAACTCAAGGCCCAGCTCACGCTGGCCGGCTACAGCCACGTGACGCAGGTCGTGAGCCCGGGCGAATACGCCGTGCGCGGCGGCCTGATCGACCTGTTCCCGATGGGCTCGCCGGTGCCGTTCCGCGTCGACCTGTTCGACGACGAGATCGACTCCATCCGCACCTTCGACCCCGACACCCAGCGCAGCCTCTATCCCGTGCCCGAGGTGCGCCTGCTGCCGGGCCGCGAGTTCCCGATGGACGACGACGCCCGCGCGCGCTTTCGCAGCCGCTGGCGCGAACTGCTCGAAGGCGACCCGACCAAGAGCCGCATCTACAAGGACATGGGCAACGGCGTGGCCACCGCCGGGATCGAGTACTACCTGCCGCTGTTCTTCGACGAGACGGCCACGGTGTTCGACTACCTCGGCGCCGACGCCACCGTGGTGCTGCACGGCGACCTCGAACCCGCGTTCCAGCACTTCTGGCAGGACACCAACGAGCGCTACCGCCTGGTGCAGGGCGACCCCGAGCGCCCCGCGCTCCCGCCCGAGGCGCTGTTCCTCAACGCCGAGCAGTTCTACCAGCGCGCCAAACCGCATGCGCAGCTCGCCATTCGCGGCGACATCGCCACCGACGCGCCCTATGCCGAGTTCGACAAGCTGCCGCCCTTTGCCGTGGTGCGCGGCGCCGAAGACCCGCTGGTCGGCCTGAAGGCCCACATTGCCGCCACGCCACACCGCGTGTTGCTCATCGCCGAGAGCGACGGCCGCCGCGAGAGCCTGCTCGACTTCCTGCGCGCCAGCGGCGTGAACCCGCCGGCCTTCGACTCGCTGGCCGAGTTCGAAGCCTCGGGCGACGAGAAGATCGGCATCGCCACCGCCGCGCTGGCCTCGGGCTTTGCGTGGCGCGAACAGGCGATCGACTTCGTCACCGAGACCGAGCTGTTCGCCACCGCGCCCACCACGCGCCGGCGCAACAAGAAGCAGGAACAGGTCAGCGACGTCGAGGCGCTGATCAAGGACCTGTCCGAGCTCAACGTGGGCGACCCGGTGGTGCACTCCGCGCACGGCATCGGCCGCTACCGCGGCCTGATCCACATGGACCTGGGCCAGGGCGTCGACGAAGCAGGCAAGCCGCTGCTGCAGGAAATGCTGCACCTGGAGTACGCCGACAAGGCCACGCTCTACGTGCCCGTGTCGCAGCTGCACCAGATCAGCCGCTACACCGGCGTGAGCGCCGACGAGGCGCCGCTGCACAAGCTGGGCTCCGGCCAGTGGGAAAAAGCCAAGCGCAAGGCCGCCGAACAGGTGCGCGACTCGGCCGCCGAGCTGCTCAACATCTACGCCCGCCGCGCCGCGCGCGAAGGCCACGCCTTCCGCTACTCGCCGGCCGACTACGAGGTGTTCGCCAACGACTTCGGCTTCCAGGAAACCGCCGACCAGAAGGCCGCGATCCACGCCGTGGTGCAGGACATGATCTCGCCCCAGCCGATGGACCGCCTCGTGTGCGGCGACGTGGGCTTCGGCAAGACCGAAGTTGCGCTGCGCGCCGCCTTCATTGCCGTCACCGGCGGCAAGCAGGTGGCGTTTCTCGCGCCCACCACGCTGCTGGCCGAGCAGCACTACCAGACGCTGGTCGACCGCTTCGCCAAGTGGCCGGTGAAGGTCGCCGAGATGAGCCGCTTCCGCTCGGCCAAGGAAATCACGGCCGCCGCCAAGGGCCTGGCCGAGGGCCAGGTCGACATCGTGGTCGGCACGCACAAGCTGCTGTCGCCGTCGATCAAGTTCAAGAACCTGGGTCTGCTCATCATCGACGAGGAGCACCGTTTCGGCGTGCGCCACAAGGAGGCGATGAAGGCCATGCGCGCCGAGGTCGACGTGCTCACGCTCACCGCCACGCCGATTCCGCGCACGCTGGGCATGGCGCTCGAAGGCCTGCGCGACCTCAGCGTGATCGCCACCGCGCCACAGCGCCGGCTGGCCATCAAGACCTTCGTGCGCAACGAGGGCACGGGCGTGATCCGCGAAGCCGTGCTGCGCGAGCTGAAGCGCGGCGGGCAGGTGTACTTTCTGCACAACGAGGTCGAGACCATCCAGAACCGGCGCCAGAAGCTCGAAGAAATCCTGCCCGAGGCCCGCATCGCCGTGGCCCACGGCCAGATGCCCGAGCGCGAGCTGGAGCGCGTCATGCGCGACTTCGTTGCGCAGCGCTACAACATGCTGCTGTGCTCGACCATCATCGAGACCGGCATCGACGTGCCGACTGCCAACACCATCGTGATGAGCCGCGCCGACAAGTTCGGCCTGGCGCAGTTGCACCAGCTGCGCGGCCGCGTCGGGCGCTCGCACCACCAAGCCTACGCCTACCTCATGGTGCCGGACACCGAAGGCCTGACCAAGCACGCTGCGCAGCGGCTCGAGGCGATCCAGCAGATGGAAGAACTGGGCTCGGGCTTCTACCTCGCGATGCACGACCTGGAGATTCGCGGCACGGGCGAAGTGCTCGGCGAGAACCAGAGCGGCAACATGATGGAAATCGGCTTCCAGCTCTACAACGAGATGCTCAGCGAAGCCGTGCGCTCGCTGAAGGCCGGGCAGGAGCCCGACCTGCTGTCGCCGCTGTCGGTCACGACCGAGATCAACCTGCACGCGCCTGCCCTGCTGCCCGACGACTACTGCGGCGACGTGCACCTGCGCCTGTCGTTCTACAAGAAGCTCGCCACCGCGAAGACGCCCGACCAGATCGACATGCTGCTCGAGGAAATCGTCGACCGCTTCGGCAAGCTGCCGCCGCAGGCCCAGACGCTGATCGACACGCACCGCCTGCGCGTGCTTGCGCGGCCCTACGGCGTGATCAAGGTCGATGCCGCGCCGGGCATCATCAACATCACCTTCAAGAAGGACGCGCCGGTCGACGGCATGGCCATCATCCAGTTGATCCAGAAGAACAAGCACATCAAGCTCGCCGGCAACGAGAAGCTGCGCATCGAGCGCGAGCTGAAAGAGCCGAAGGACCGCGCGCAGATGGTGCGCGACGTGCTGCGCAGCCTCGGACAACCCCTCGTCAAGGAAATCGCCCCCGCATGA